Part of the Phycisphaeraceae bacterium genome, GGTCGGGAACGCCGGGAGCGCGGCCACCCCATCGCGGTGCACGAGGATCGCGCCGTGCTCGCCCTTCTTGATGAGCGCGAAGGTCGGGCCCATATCGAGGATGTGCTTCCCAGCGGTGATGGGGTTGCGCTTGCCGGTGAGGAGGCGCGCCTCTTCGTCGTTGAGCACGAGCCCGTCGACTTTCTTGAGCAGCTCGATCAGGTCGGCACGCGCGATGTCGATCCACAGGTTCATCGTGTCCGACACGACGAGTTCGTGGTCGGGGAAGTGGCCCAGCAGGTCGGCCTGCACCGCCGGGTGCGTGTTTGCGAGGAAGACGAACTTCGAGTCGCGGTACGACGCCGGGGGCACCGGGGGCTTCTCGGCCACGACACCCAATTCGGTGAAGAGCGTCTCGCGCGAGTTCATGTCGTCGAAATAGCGCCCGCCCCAGGCGAAGGTCCTGCTCTCCTCGCGCAGCTCGATGCCCTCGACGCTGACATTGGGGAAGTGGGTGAAGACGCGCCGGTGCCCTTCATGGAAGTCCCCGCCCACCGCCGCCACCATCCGCACTGGCGTGAAGA contains:
- a CDS encoding sugar kinase; the encoded protein is MSLIVTGTIGIDTIHTPHGSAEAVLGGSCTYFAAAASFFTPVRMVAAVGGDFHEGHRRVFTHFPNVSVEGIELREESRTFAWGGRYFDDMNSRETLFTELGVVAEKPPVPPASYRDSKFVFLANTHPAVQADLLGHFPDHELVVSDTMNLWIDIARADLIELLKKVDGLVLNDEEARLLTGKRNPITAGKHILDMGPTFALIKKGEHGAILVHRDGVAALPAFPTEVVIDPTGAGDSFAGGMMGHIAATHAAGKDPASMETIQRAMAYGTVIASYTIEAFSLERLTRLTDAEVEQRLKEFVRTVRVG